CGTTACTTCTTCCCCAAGTAAtttcaaattgaaaaaaaaaaaaaaaaaaaatctcttttttcttagaaaaattAAGTGGGTGGCGAAGTAGCTCTGACCTGCGTCGGGAAATCTCCGGCGTTTTAGGGTTCGGGATTGGTTGCGTCGCAGGCCGACAGCTGGTTGATGAGATCTGGCCGCCGACTGAGGAGGGAGGATGAGCTGCAATGGCTGCCGAGTTCTCCGGAAGGGATGCAGCGAGACCTGCATTCTCCGGCCGTGTCTCCAATGGATCGAGAGCCCCGTGGCTCAGGGCCATGCCACCGTCTTCGTCGCCAAATTCTTCGGCCGCGCCGGCCTCATGTCCTTCATCTCTGCCGTCTCCGAGTCTCAGCGCCCTGGTATTCCCACGAAATGCCCACTAGATCGTAACCTAGCTTCCTCTCCGAGGTCTTTTGATGTTCCTTCTTTCTAACCCTTGTCTTTGGGTCGTTAGCTTTGTTCCAGTCGCTGTTGTTCGAAGCGTGCGGGCGGACGATCAACCCGGTGAACGGCGCGGCGGGGCTTCTGTGGAGCGGGAACTGGCACCTCTGCCAGGCGGCGGTGGAGACGGTTCTCCGCGGCGGGACTCTCAAACCGCTTCCAGAGCTCGACCCCGCCGCGGCCGACCACGGCGCCGTCGCCGCTGGCGTGGGAGGGGAAGGCGGGTTCCTCTACGGGCGGCCGAGGGCGGGAGGGTGGTCCCCATCCTCCGAGGCCAAGCGGCGGAAggcctccgccgccgccgccgacgACCTGGCGGCGCCGCAGTGCGATCTGG
This genomic window from Elaeis guineensis isolate ETL-2024a chromosome 13, EG11, whole genome shotgun sequence contains:
- the LOC105032529 gene encoding LOB domain-containing protein 37-like, whose product is MSCNGCRVLRKGCSETCILRPCLQWIESPVAQGHATVFVAKFFGRAGLMSFISAVSESQRPALFQSLLFEACGRTINPVNGAAGLLWSGNWHLCQAAVETVLRGGTLKPLPELDPAAADHGAVAAGVGGEGGFLYGRPRAGGWSPSSEAKRRKASAAAADDLAAPQCDLDLCLTPGSPAAVRVQERRRPATPSMTSEGSVTTSGESGGDRQPRLLNLFV